GACGGTACGCCGGCCGCTGCCGGCGATCGGGTGACGTGGACCATCGGTACGGCGTGCGGGACCTGCCGGCGCTGCGCTCGCGGCGTACCGCAGAAGTGCACGACGGTCCGCAAGTACGGGCACGAGGCGATGGACGACCACTGGCGTCTCAACGGCGGGATGGCGTCGGCTGTCCACCTCATCGCCGGCACGGGCCTGGTCGCGGTCCCGGCCGGACTACCTGCCGCTGTCGCTGCCCCGGCCAACTGCGCGACCGCGACGGTCGTGTGCGCCGCGCGGCGCGCTGACCTGGCCGCCGGCGACACCGTGGTCGTGATCGGCTGCGGCATGCTCGGTCTGACCGCCGTGGCCTACGCCCGCGAACGCGGCGCGACCCACGTGATCGCCAGTGACGTCGATGGAAGCCGACGCGACCTCGCCGAGCAGTTCGGCGCCGATGTGGTCTGCGGGCCGGCCGACCTGGCCGCCGCGATCGAAGAGTACGGCGCCGACGTCGTACTCGAGCTGTCCGGCAACAGCGCGGCCGTGCAGTCCGCGATCGACCTGGTCGCCCTCGACGGGACCGTCGCGCTGATCGGCTCGGTGTCGCCCGGACCGGC
The Kribbella italica DNA segment above includes these coding regions:
- a CDS encoding zinc-binding dehydrogenase, translated to MTKATAAVWNGEGFSLVQEALPELRPGEVLVELELATICGSDLHTIAGDRPTPLPTVLGHEAVGRIAAIGTTAALSDGTPAAAGDRVTWTIGTACGTCRRCARGVPQKCTTVRKYGHEAMDDHWRLNGGMASAVHLIAGTGLVAVPAGLPAAVAAPANCATATVVCAARRADLAAGDTVVVIGCGMLGLTAVAYARERGATHVIASDVDGSRRDLAEQFGADVVCGPADLAAAIEEYGADVVLELSGNSAAVQSAIDLVALDGTVALIGSVSPGPAVAFEPSGFVRNLSRIVGCHNYRVDDLAEAVRFLHETPAQSLFADLVPTPFPLTEIDAAVAEARRGTAPRIALSTS